The Mycolicibacterium cosmeticum sequence AGCGAGATCCAGCGCACGATCATCGGCGAGCGAGGTTTGGGGCTGCCCAGGGAACCGAGTATGCCGTGACGGCAGCCGAATTCACCGAGATTCACGACGAGCTACGAGCTGTCGCGCGCGACGTTCTCGGTAAAGACGGCGGCAAGGAAGTCTCTTGGTCGTTGGTGACCCAAGCCGGCTGGACCGGGCTGGAGGTCGCCGGCGATCTCGGCGGCGCGGGGGCCGGGTTCCGTGAAGTGGCGATCATCTGTACCGAATTGGGTCGCGCGGCTGCCGCCAGCGGCTACTTCGGTTCCGCGGTGCTCGGTGTCGGCGCGCTCAATTCGGTGGCCCATGAACCGGACCGTGATGCACTGCTGTCGAGCATTTCCGCCGGTACGGTGACAGTTGCGGTGGCGCTGCTCACCGATCACGGCGATATCGACGCGGACGTGCCTTTCACGGTGACCCGGCAGGGTGTCCTGAATGGCCGGTCAGATTTCGTCATCGACGCTGTCGGCGCGGACCGGCTGCTGCTGTTGGCGGTCGGCCCTGACGGGGCGCCGGTCCTTGCCAGCGTCTCGGGCGCCGAATTGACCGTGGCACCGCGACCCGTGCTGGACGAAAGTAGGCGGTTGGCCACGGTGTCCGCCGATGGTGTCAGCGTGGCCGCGGAATCGCTGTGGCCGCTCACCGGCGACCGGGCGGTGTTGGCACAGCGGGCCGCGACCGCGATCGCGTGTGACAGCCTGGGCCTGGCCGAGGCGATGCTCAGCGCAACAGTCGATTTTGTCTGCATGCGGCAGCAGTTCGGTAGGGCGATCGGCTCCTTCCAGGCCGTCAAGCACGCCTGCGCCGACATGCTGGTGCAGATTTCGGTGAGCCGCCGGCTGGTGGCCGCTGCCGTCGAGGCGGTCGCCGACGGCAGCCCCGAAGCCTCGCGGATGGCATCGATGGCCAAATCACATACCACCGAAACCGCGGTGGCTGTCGCCGGTAAGGCGATGCAGCTGCACGGAGGGATCGGCTACACCTGGGAAGCCGGTATCCACCGCTACCTCAAACGCGCGACGCTCAACCGCGCACTGTTCGGCAGTCCCGCGGCGCACCGCCGCCTGATCTCCGCGGCATATTGATTCCGGTCCCGGGCACAGGCGCTTGACGCTGATCGGGAAGACGCCGCATATATCGCGCGCCTCGCGGCTTCACCTGAGTTCACTCTGGGAGAATGGCCACGATGGACGGCTCAGCGCCCCGCCCGCCGGTCGTGCCGGCGACGAAGCCGGAGCAGATTCGCGATGCGGCGATGAAGTGCTTCGCCGACGGTGGCTTCGCCGGGACGTCGCTGCAGACGATCGCCGATGCCGCGGATGTGAGCATAGGTCTCATTCAGCACTATTTCGTCACCAAGAGGCAGTTGATCGAGAGCATCGACCGACATGTTCTAAGCGTCTTCGGGGATGCACTGGGGGTGTCCCCGGGGGCCACTGATGTCGCTGTCGGCGCCAGTGAGGCCGGTAGCCGGTTCGCCGAGCTGATGCACCACAACCCCGAGATCATGGACTATGTCGGCCGGGCGCTCGTCGAAGGCGGAGAGGTCGGGAAAGTCATCTTCGACGGTCTGCACGCCATCAGTGAACAGCAGGGTGTCACCTTCGCGGCCCAGGGCTTGACGCCTGATGACCTCGACTCCGTGTGGGCGGCGATGCTGCCGCTGATCCTTCGGGCGGGGACCATCATGCTGCGCCCACACATTGAAAGACACCTTCAGGGGTCCCTCTACGACTGGGACGCGACCTCGCGGTGGGACGCCGCGGTCACCAGGCTGATCCAGAAAGGCCAGTTCAAGCCGCAGTAATTGCATTGCTCAAAAGGCGACGGGTCCCGCGGCCGATCGGATCGCAACAGAGGATGGCCTGCCGGGATCCCCCACGCCCCGGCAGGCCAATATGAGTGTATTGCCTCCGGGTTGCATGGACCACGCCTGAACCTCTAATCGGCGGCTCTTCGGGCTTTGTTTTGCGTCCATGGCTGCCTGACCACAGCGGCGCTCGCCAACCTCGGGTCTGCCCGACGACGCGACTAGCGCGATTGCTGAGGCGCCAGCTCATCGCCGGCTGCAGGCGCGATGTCATCAGGAACGACATCAACTTGGAACTGCTTTGTGCCCCAGCCATCATCGACGATGAACTCGACACGTTTTGGTCGGCCGAGCAACGTGGTGGCCACGACGACTCCATGGGAGCCCGCTGGCACTACCGGAACATTCATCCCATCGATTCGGCGGCGTGCAGTCACCGCATCGCCTTTACGGCAATTCATATTCAGTTACCCCCATTTATTGCTTCGCGTGTATCTCAGCAGCGGCGAAGCATTCCCCGACAATGAGTATTACCAACATCCGTCAGCGGTAGCAAGCGCAAATTTGACAAACGAAGCGCGGCCTCGGTTGTGCTTTCCGCTCATCGATGTGCATCGCGCCGCTCTACAGAAATGCACTTGTACTGAGCCGGCGGTTGGTACGAGATGTTGCACATGAGGCTGGATGGTAGATACTTCCGTCCATGGTGAACGTGCGGAATGCGGTGCCAGCCGATGCGCTGGCGGTCGCGCAGACGCACGTGCGCTCATGGCAAGTGGGCTATAAGGGACTCATCGCGCAGGCGTATCTTGACCGACTGCGCCCCGAGGAACGGGCGGCCCGTTACCGTTTCGACAAGATGGACCCCGTCAACGGTCCGTACACGCTCGTAGCCGTCGACGAGGACGTTGTCTGCGGCCATGTCACCGTTGGGCGATCAAGGGACCGTGACCATG is a genomic window containing:
- a CDS encoding acyl-CoA dehydrogenase family protein, which gives rise to MTAAEFTEIHDELRAVARDVLGKDGGKEVSWSLVTQAGWTGLEVAGDLGGAGAGFREVAIICTELGRAAAASGYFGSAVLGVGALNSVAHEPDRDALLSSISAGTVTVAVALLTDHGDIDADVPFTVTRQGVLNGRSDFVIDAVGADRLLLLAVGPDGAPVLASVSGAELTVAPRPVLDESRRLATVSADGVSVAAESLWPLTGDRAVLAQRAATAIACDSLGLAEAMLSATVDFVCMRQQFGRAIGSFQAVKHACADMLVQISVSRRLVAAAVEAVADGSPEASRMASMAKSHTTETAVAVAGKAMQLHGGIGYTWEAGIHRYLKRATLNRALFGSPAAHRRLISAAY
- a CDS encoding TetR/AcrR family transcriptional regulator → MATMDGSAPRPPVVPATKPEQIRDAAMKCFADGGFAGTSLQTIADAADVSIGLIQHYFVTKRQLIESIDRHVLSVFGDALGVSPGATDVAVGASEAGSRFAELMHHNPEIMDYVGRALVEGGEVGKVIFDGLHAISEQQGVTFAAQGLTPDDLDSVWAAMLPLILRAGTIMLRPHIERHLQGSLYDWDATSRWDAAVTRLIQKGQFKPQ